In Ptiloglossa arizonensis isolate GNS036 chromosome 6, iyPtiAriz1_principal, whole genome shotgun sequence, a single window of DNA contains:
- the LOC143147763 gene encoding kelch domain-containing protein 4, producing the protein MGKKDKNKKKISGSVKTTIKTEKKLNAKQKKELAALGEDNIEHVIAEIEKEEAQRQRVIEKTVAPPSRRVNFTLTPHPFKDELIMLGGEYHDGRTTVVYGDMFSYNLSKNEWTIIKAPNAPPPRCGHQVVATATNKGELWAFGGEFSSPSESQFYHYKDLWVYRLGEKRWEKILSPGGPSARSGHRMTHVKRQLIIFGGFYDNLRDYKYYNDVNIFNLDTYVWHKIELSGIPPLPRSGCIILPTHENKILIYGGYSKERLKKDVDKGFIHNDMFLMAPEKNDESGLKWKWVSIKQSGNKPSPRCGISAVLVQSNLAYLFGGVFDKEDNEEELNGTFYNDLMALDLEKLQWKTAILCEKKDIITRHRRRKLKEDGDQENNSENENENDNEIQKSSSTSVESTITDDDGIFTVTIGSTPTATLHNKENSHKHIFVPCPRINPGLVMKHNVLYLYGGMFENGNQQYTLNDLYSLDCRKLDEWKTIIADDLSSQTWFESSSSSSDDENTDSSDEDESNSIVEPMNVDEN; encoded by the exons ATGGGTAAAAaggataaaaataagaaaaaaattagtGGCAGCGTAAAGACAACAATCAaaactgaaaaaaaattaaatgctaaacaaaaaaaagaattggcCGCACTTGGTGAG GATAATATAGAGCATGTGATTGCTGAAATTGAAAAGGAAGAAGCTCAAAGACAGCGTGTTATTGAAAAGACAGTAGCACCACCATCTCGACGCGTAAATTTCACCTTAACACCTCATCCCTTTAAAGATGAGCTCATTATGCTTGGTGGAGAATATCACGATGGACGCAca ACAGTTGTTTATGGAGACATGTTTTCATATAACTTGAGTAAAAATGAATGGACCATTATAAAAGCACCGAATGCTCCACCTCCACGTTGTGGTCATCAAGTAGTAGCAACAGCAACAAATAAAGGAGAATTGTGGGCCTTTGGTGGTGAATTTTCCAGTCCTTCAGAATCACAATTTTACCATTACAAAGATCTATGGGTATATCGACTTGGTGAAAAAAGATGGGAAAAAATTTT ATCTCCTGGTGGACCATCAGCTAGAAGTGGTCACAGAATGACACATGTAAAAAGACAATTGATAATTTTTGGCGGATTTTATGATAACTTAAgggattataaatattacaatgatgtgaaTATATTTAACCTTGATACATATGTTTGGCATAAAATTGAATTATCTG gTATTCCACCGCTTCCACGGTCTGGATGTATAATACTGCCAACACATGAAAACAAAATACTTATATATGGTGGCTACAGTAAGGAAAGATTGAAAAAAGATGTTGATAAAGGTTTTATTCATAATGACATGTTTCTAATGGCTCCTGAGA aaaatgatGAAAGTGGTTTAAAGTGGAAATGGGTATCCATAAAGCAATCAGGAAATAAACCATCACCACGATGTGGTATATCAGCTGTTTTAGTTCAATCAAATTTAGCATATCTATTTGGTGGTGTTTTTGACAAAGAAGATAATGAAGAAGAACTCAATGGAACATTTTATAATGATTTGATGGCTTTAGATTTAGAAAAGTTACAATGGAAGACAG CGATACTATGTGAAAAAAAAGATATAATTACACGGCATCGAAGAAGAAAACTAAAAGAAGATGGTGACCAAGAAAACAATAGTgagaacgaaaatgaaaatgacaatgaaatacaaaaatCGTCCTCTACTTCTGTTGAATCTACAATTACTGATGATGATGGAATATTTACAGTTACCATAGGATCAACACCAACAGCTACTCTACATAACAAAGAAAATTCACACAAACATATATTTGTTCCATGTCCAAGAATAAATCCTGGACTTGTTATGAAACACAATGTTTTATATCTGTATGGGGGCATGTTTGAAAATGGTAATCAACAATATACGCTCAATGATTTATATAGTTTAG aTTGTCGCAAATTAGATGAATGGAAAACGATAATAGCAGATGATTTATCTTCGCAAACTTGGTTCGAATCGAGCAGTTCGAGTTCGGACGATGAGAACACTGACAGCAGTGATGAAGATGAAAGTAATTCTATAGTTGAACCTATGAATgttgatgaaaattaa
- the LOC143147759 gene encoding valine--tRNA ligase-like isoform X3 — MNIIRLNSLLCKNFCYSKYCCKEYSTKCLSDFPTIYKCEDVESTWYNVWEKNKYFAIKDSEKKAFKMLLPPPNITGTLHLGHALTVTIQDVLARWYRMKDCPVIWIPGLDHAGIATQMVIEKYLSKTKNVTKFNIGKEEYLSFIWKWKNQKETEIKSQLKALGASLDWSKEYFTMNKNHENAVIEAFITLYNKNMLYRKKDLINWCPTLHTAISDIEVENVYITERTQLQVPGYEKMITFGEIAHIAYPIKDTKDEIIVATTRPETVFGDVAIAVHPDDERYSKYIGQNVWHDLRQIYIPIIPDPLVDKTVGTGAVKITPAHDHLDYTIATNHQLDIIQVFDEYGNITDAGNDFKGLPRFIARKKVLNELKNRGVLRNISDHKMCIPRCSRSQDIVEYFLKEQWFVKTKSMAQKALDAVKQGHLKIIPTIREELWYEKLNNIRDWCISRQLWWGHRIPAYYIILGDKIEWIVARTENDAKLIVENKYGYGIKVDQDQDVLDTWFSSAIIPFAVLGWPKETEDLKKYYPLTLMETGYDIMFFWVARMVMLGLELTNQLPFNEVVLHGILCDAYGKKMSKTVGNIISPENVINGITINDLTTQITESYNTGILNKTNFKRMLSANKKIFPDGIPQCGADALRMTLCSFNIKNENINFDIMQCRANKFFCNKIWQASKYILLMTGEKLYQEPKNISIIDRWILSQLSLMIDTVNDAFMQQDFHTSIASIKQFLHYKFCDFYLEATKWGFRNENSDIIMSHTYSLRTCLEVSLRILAPIMPYVADDLYKRLSTKFSEFLSVPSLMEAPYPMPEQFNKWKDNTIDKNIHKVETMIFQIRHIMNNVSKKLNPEGGSKLKNISIHPKHNYTESENSVHYPLIPDCTLFIIIKNSSVLEQVQKISREKLSNKTIKILT; from the exons ATGAACATCATACGACTGAATAGTCTTCTATGTAAAAACTTTTGTTATAGTAAATATTGTTGCAAAGAATATTCTACTAAATGTTTATCAG ATTTTCCAACAATCTATAAGTGTGAAGACGTAGAATCTACATGGTACAATGTttgggaaaaaaataaatactttgcTATCAAAGACAGTGAAAAAAAAGCATTCAAAATGCTTTTACCTCCTCCTAATATAACTGGAACATTGCATTTAGGACATGCCTTAACTGTTACAATTCAAGATGTTTTAGCAAGATG GTATAGAATGAAAGATTGTCCTGTTATATGGATACCAGGTTTAGATCATGCTGGAATTGCAACACAAATGGTGATAGAAAAATATCTAtctaaaacaaaaaatgttACCAAATTTAATATAGGAAAAGAAGAATATCTTTCATTTATTTGGAAATGGAAGAATCAAAAGGAAACTGAGATAAAATCTCAATTGAAAGCTTTAGGTGCCAGTTTGGATTGGtccaaagaatattttacaatgaataag aaTCATGAAAATGCTGTGATAGAAGCATTTATAACTCTTTACAATAAAAATATGCTGTATAGAAAAAAAGATTTAATTAATTGGTGTCCTACTTTGCACACTGCAATATCTGATATTGAAGTAGAAAATGTGTATATCACTGAGAGGACACAACTCCAAGTTCCAGGATATGAAAAAATGATTACATTTGGTGAAATAGCACATATAGCTTATCCAATCAAAGACACAA aagatGAAATAATAGTTGCAACAACTAGACCAGAGACTGTTTTTGGTGATGTAGCAATTGCTGTTCATCCAGATGATGAAAGATATTCAAAATATATTGGTCAAAATGTTTGGCACGATTTAAGGCAAATCTATATACCCATTATTCCTGATCCTTTAGTTGATAAAACTGTTGGCACTG GAGCAGTCAAAATAACACCAGCACATGATCATTTAGATTATACAATTGCTACAAATCATCAGTTAGATATTATTCAAGTATTTGATGAATATGGAAACATAACAGATGCAGGAAATGATTTTaag gGTCTTCCAAGATTTATTGCTCGGAAAAAAGTCTTAAATGAATTGAAGAATAGAGGTGTTTTAAGAAATATCAGTGATCATAAGATGTGCATACCAAGGTGTTCACGATCTCAAGATATTGTAGAATACTTTTTGAAAGAACAATGGTTTGTGAAGACCAAAAGTATGGCACAAAAAGCGCTAGATGCTGTGAAACAGGgtcatttaaaaataattcctaCTATTCGTGAAGAATTATGGTATGAGAAATTGAATAACATTAG AGATTGGTGTATTTCAAGACAACTATGGTGGGGTCATCGTATTCCAgcttattatattatacttggAGACAAAATTGAATGGATAGTTGCCCGAACTGAAAACGATGCAAAGCTCATTGTAGAAAATAAGTATGGATATGGTATAAAAGTAGATCAAGATCAAGATGTGTTAGATACATGGTTTTCTTCTGCAATTATTCCTTTTGCTGTATTAGGGTGGCCAAAGGAG ACAGAAGATTTGAAAAAGTATTATCCTTTAACATTAATGGAAACAGGGTATGATATAATGTTCTTCTGGGTTGCAAGAATGGTCATGCTCGGATTGGAGTTAACTAATCAGCTACCATTCAAT GAGGTAGTTCTGCATGGCATTTTATGTGATGCTTATGGAAAGAAAATGTCTAAGACAGTTGGAAATATCATTTCACCTGAAAACGTCATCAATGGTATCACTATAAAT GATCTAACTACACAAATCACAGAAAGTTATAATACTGGTATTCTTAATAAGACGAATTTCAAACGAATGTTGTctgcaaataaaaaaatattccctgATGGAATACCACAATGTGGTGCAGATGCACTACGAATGACATTGTGTAGTTTCAATATTAAAA atgaaaatatcaattttgatATAATGCAGTGTCGagcaaataaatttttttgtaacaaaatttgGCAAGCAAGCAAGTACATTTTACTTATGACAGGTGAAAAGCTATACCAAGAACcaaaaaatatatcaattatTGATCGTTGGATTTTAAGTCAATTATCTTTAATGATTGATACAGTCAATGATGCAtttatgcaacaagattttcacaCAAGTATTGCATCGATAAAGCAATTCTTACATTATAAATTTTGTGACTTCTATTTG GAAGCAACTAAATGGGGATTCAGAAATGAAAATTCAGATATTATTATGAGTCACACATACAGCTTAAGAACATGTTTAGAAGTTTCACTAAGAATACTTGCTCCCATAATGCCATATGTTGCTGATGACTTATACAAAAGATTATCGACtaaattttccgaatttttaTCAGTACCATCTTTAATGGAGGCACCATATCCGATGCCAGAACAG TTTAACAAGTGGAAAGATAATACtatagataaaaatatacacaaaGTAGAAACAATGATATTTCAAATTAGACATATTATGAATAATGTTAGTAAAAAATTAAATCCAGAAg gtGGAAGTAAACTTAAGAATATTTCTATACACCCAAAACATAATTATACAGAAAGTGAAAACAGTGTACATTATCCCTTAATTCCTGATtgtacattatttattattataaag AATTCTTCAGTTTTGGAACAAGTACAGAAAATTTCACGTGAGAAATTGTCAAATAAGACAATAAAAATTCTTACGTAA
- the LOC143147759 gene encoding valine--tRNA ligase-like isoform X4, whose protein sequence is MNIIRLNSLLCKNFCYSKYCCKEYSTKCLSDFPTIYKCEDVESTWYNVWEKNKYFAIKDSEKKAFKMLLPPPNITGTLHLGHALTVTIQDVLARWYRMKDCPVIWIPGLDHAGIATQMVIEKYLSKTKNVTKFNIGKEEYLSFIWKWKNQKETEIKSQLKALGASLDWSKEYFTMNKNHENAVIEAFITLYNKNMLYRKKDLINWCPTLHTAISDIEVENVYITERTQLQVPGYEKMITFGEIAHIAYPIKDTKDEIIVATTRPETVFGDVAIAVHPDDERYSKYIGQNVWHDLRQIYIPIIPDPLVDKTVGTGAVKITPAHDHLDYTIATNHQLDIIQVFDEYGNITDAGNDFKGLPRFIARKKVLNELKNRGVLRNISDHKMCIPRCSRSQDIVEYFLKEQWFVKTKSMAQKALDAVKQGHLKIIPTIREELWYEKLNNIRDWCISRQLWWGHRIPAYYIILGDKIEWIVARTENDAKLIVENKYGYGIKVDQDQDVLDTWFSSAIIPFAVLGWPKETEDLKKYYPLTLMETGYDIMFFWVARMVMLGLELTNQLPFNEVVLHGILCDAYGKKMSKTVGNIISPENVINGITINDLTTQITESYNTGILNKTNFKRMLSANKKIFPDGIPQCGADALRMTLCSFNIKSEKLYQEPKNISIIDRWILSQLSLMIDTVNDAFMQQDFHTSIASIKQFLHYKFCDFYLEATKWGFRNENSDIIMSHTYSLRTCLEVSLRILAPIMPYVADDLYKRLSTKFSEFLSVPSLMEAPYPMPEQFNKWKDNTIDKNIHKVETMIFQIRHIMNNVSKKLNPEVHIVTSNSEDFSFFNETINLIKGGSKLKNISIHPKHNYTESENSVHYPLIPDCTLFIIIKNSSVLEQVQKISREKLSNKTIKILT, encoded by the exons ATGAACATCATACGACTGAATAGTCTTCTATGTAAAAACTTTTGTTATAGTAAATATTGTTGCAAAGAATATTCTACTAAATGTTTATCAG ATTTTCCAACAATCTATAAGTGTGAAGACGTAGAATCTACATGGTACAATGTttgggaaaaaaataaatactttgcTATCAAAGACAGTGAAAAAAAAGCATTCAAAATGCTTTTACCTCCTCCTAATATAACTGGAACATTGCATTTAGGACATGCCTTAACTGTTACAATTCAAGATGTTTTAGCAAGATG GTATAGAATGAAAGATTGTCCTGTTATATGGATACCAGGTTTAGATCATGCTGGAATTGCAACACAAATGGTGATAGAAAAATATCTAtctaaaacaaaaaatgttACCAAATTTAATATAGGAAAAGAAGAATATCTTTCATTTATTTGGAAATGGAAGAATCAAAAGGAAACTGAGATAAAATCTCAATTGAAAGCTTTAGGTGCCAGTTTGGATTGGtccaaagaatattttacaatgaataag aaTCATGAAAATGCTGTGATAGAAGCATTTATAACTCTTTACAATAAAAATATGCTGTATAGAAAAAAAGATTTAATTAATTGGTGTCCTACTTTGCACACTGCAATATCTGATATTGAAGTAGAAAATGTGTATATCACTGAGAGGACACAACTCCAAGTTCCAGGATATGAAAAAATGATTACATTTGGTGAAATAGCACATATAGCTTATCCAATCAAAGACACAA aagatGAAATAATAGTTGCAACAACTAGACCAGAGACTGTTTTTGGTGATGTAGCAATTGCTGTTCATCCAGATGATGAAAGATATTCAAAATATATTGGTCAAAATGTTTGGCACGATTTAAGGCAAATCTATATACCCATTATTCCTGATCCTTTAGTTGATAAAACTGTTGGCACTG GAGCAGTCAAAATAACACCAGCACATGATCATTTAGATTATACAATTGCTACAAATCATCAGTTAGATATTATTCAAGTATTTGATGAATATGGAAACATAACAGATGCAGGAAATGATTTTaag gGTCTTCCAAGATTTATTGCTCGGAAAAAAGTCTTAAATGAATTGAAGAATAGAGGTGTTTTAAGAAATATCAGTGATCATAAGATGTGCATACCAAGGTGTTCACGATCTCAAGATATTGTAGAATACTTTTTGAAAGAACAATGGTTTGTGAAGACCAAAAGTATGGCACAAAAAGCGCTAGATGCTGTGAAACAGGgtcatttaaaaataattcctaCTATTCGTGAAGAATTATGGTATGAGAAATTGAATAACATTAG AGATTGGTGTATTTCAAGACAACTATGGTGGGGTCATCGTATTCCAgcttattatattatacttggAGACAAAATTGAATGGATAGTTGCCCGAACTGAAAACGATGCAAAGCTCATTGTAGAAAATAAGTATGGATATGGTATAAAAGTAGATCAAGATCAAGATGTGTTAGATACATGGTTTTCTTCTGCAATTATTCCTTTTGCTGTATTAGGGTGGCCAAAGGAG ACAGAAGATTTGAAAAAGTATTATCCTTTAACATTAATGGAAACAGGGTATGATATAATGTTCTTCTGGGTTGCAAGAATGGTCATGCTCGGATTGGAGTTAACTAATCAGCTACCATTCAAT GAGGTAGTTCTGCATGGCATTTTATGTGATGCTTATGGAAAGAAAATGTCTAAGACAGTTGGAAATATCATTTCACCTGAAAACGTCATCAATGGTATCACTATAAAT GATCTAACTACACAAATCACAGAAAGTTATAATACTGGTATTCTTAATAAGACGAATTTCAAACGAATGTTGTctgcaaataaaaaaatattccctgATGGAATACCACAATGTGGTGCAGATGCACTACGAATGACATTGTGTAGTTTCAATATTAAAA GTGAAAAGCTATACCAAGAACcaaaaaatatatcaattatTGATCGTTGGATTTTAAGTCAATTATCTTTAATGATTGATACAGTCAATGATGCAtttatgcaacaagattttcacaCAAGTATTGCATCGATAAAGCAATTCTTACATTATAAATTTTGTGACTTCTATTTG GAAGCAACTAAATGGGGATTCAGAAATGAAAATTCAGATATTATTATGAGTCACACATACAGCTTAAGAACATGTTTAGAAGTTTCACTAAGAATACTTGCTCCCATAATGCCATATGTTGCTGATGACTTATACAAAAGATTATCGACtaaattttccgaatttttaTCAGTACCATCTTTAATGGAGGCACCATATCCGATGCCAGAACAG TTTAACAAGTGGAAAGATAATACtatagataaaaatatacacaaaGTAGAAACAATGATATTTCAAATTAGACATATTATGAATAATGTTAGTAAAAAATTAAATCCAGAAg TTCATATTGTAACTAGTAACTCTGAAGATTTTAGTTTCTTTAATGAaactataaatttaattaaaggtGGAAGTAAACTTAAGAATATTTCTATACACCCAAAACATAATTATACAGAAAGTGAAAACAGTGTACATTATCCCTTAATTCCTGATtgtacattatttattattataaag AATTCTTCAGTTTTGGAACAAGTACAGAAAATTTCACGTGAGAAATTGTCAAATAAGACAATAAAAATTCTTACGTAA
- the LOC143147759 gene encoding valine--tRNA ligase-like isoform X2 — protein sequence MNIIRLNSLLCKNFCYSKYCCKEYSTKCLSDFPTIYKCEDVESTWYNVWEKNKYFAIKDSEKKAFKMLLPPPNITGTLHLGHALTVTIQDVLARWYRMKDCPVIWIPGLDHAGIATQMVIEKYLSKTKNVTKFNIGKEEYLSFIWKWKNQKETEIKSQLKALGASLDWSKEYFTMNKNHENAVIEAFITLYNKNMLYRKKDLINWCPTLHTAISDIEVENVYITERTQLQVPGYEKMITFGEIAHIAYPIKDTKDEIIVATTRPETVFGDVAIAVHPDDERYSKYIGQNVWHDLRQIYIPIIPDPLVDKTVGTGAVKITPAHDHLDYTIATNHQLDIIQVFDEYGNITDAGNDFKGLPRFIARKKVLNELKNRGVLRNISDHKMCIPRCSRSQDIVEYFLKEQWFVKTKSMAQKALDAVKQGHLKIIPTIREELWYEKLNNIRDWCISRQLWWGHRIPAYYIILGDKIEWIVARTENDAKLIVENKYGYGIKVDQDQDVLDTWFSSAIIPFAVLGWPKETEDLKKYYPLTLMETGYDIMFFWVARMVMLGLELTNQLPFNEVVLHGILCDAYGKKMSKTVGNIISPENVINGITINDLTTQITESYNTGILNKTNFKRMLSANKKIFPDGIPQCGADALRMTLCSFNIKNENINFDIMQCRANKFFCNKIWQASKYILLMTGEKLYQEPKNISIIDRWILSQLSLMIDTVNDAFMQQDFHTSIASIKQFLHYKFCDFYLEATKWGFRNENSDIIMSHTYSLRTCLEVSLRILAPIMPYVADDLYKRLSTKFSEFLSVPSLMEAPYPMPEQFNKWKDNTIDKNIHKVETMIFQIRHIMNNVSKKLNPEVHIVTSNSEDFSFFNETINLIKGGSKLKNISIHPKHNYTESENSVHYPLIPDCTLFIIIKNSSVLEQVQKISREKLSNKTIKILT from the exons ATGAACATCATACGACTGAATAGTCTTCTATGTAAAAACTTTTGTTATAGTAAATATTGTTGCAAAGAATATTCTACTAAATGTTTATCAG ATTTTCCAACAATCTATAAGTGTGAAGACGTAGAATCTACATGGTACAATGTttgggaaaaaaataaatactttgcTATCAAAGACAGTGAAAAAAAAGCATTCAAAATGCTTTTACCTCCTCCTAATATAACTGGAACATTGCATTTAGGACATGCCTTAACTGTTACAATTCAAGATGTTTTAGCAAGATG GTATAGAATGAAAGATTGTCCTGTTATATGGATACCAGGTTTAGATCATGCTGGAATTGCAACACAAATGGTGATAGAAAAATATCTAtctaaaacaaaaaatgttACCAAATTTAATATAGGAAAAGAAGAATATCTTTCATTTATTTGGAAATGGAAGAATCAAAAGGAAACTGAGATAAAATCTCAATTGAAAGCTTTAGGTGCCAGTTTGGATTGGtccaaagaatattttacaatgaataag aaTCATGAAAATGCTGTGATAGAAGCATTTATAACTCTTTACAATAAAAATATGCTGTATAGAAAAAAAGATTTAATTAATTGGTGTCCTACTTTGCACACTGCAATATCTGATATTGAAGTAGAAAATGTGTATATCACTGAGAGGACACAACTCCAAGTTCCAGGATATGAAAAAATGATTACATTTGGTGAAATAGCACATATAGCTTATCCAATCAAAGACACAA aagatGAAATAATAGTTGCAACAACTAGACCAGAGACTGTTTTTGGTGATGTAGCAATTGCTGTTCATCCAGATGATGAAAGATATTCAAAATATATTGGTCAAAATGTTTGGCACGATTTAAGGCAAATCTATATACCCATTATTCCTGATCCTTTAGTTGATAAAACTGTTGGCACTG GAGCAGTCAAAATAACACCAGCACATGATCATTTAGATTATACAATTGCTACAAATCATCAGTTAGATATTATTCAAGTATTTGATGAATATGGAAACATAACAGATGCAGGAAATGATTTTaag gGTCTTCCAAGATTTATTGCTCGGAAAAAAGTCTTAAATGAATTGAAGAATAGAGGTGTTTTAAGAAATATCAGTGATCATAAGATGTGCATACCAAGGTGTTCACGATCTCAAGATATTGTAGAATACTTTTTGAAAGAACAATGGTTTGTGAAGACCAAAAGTATGGCACAAAAAGCGCTAGATGCTGTGAAACAGGgtcatttaaaaataattcctaCTATTCGTGAAGAATTATGGTATGAGAAATTGAATAACATTAG AGATTGGTGTATTTCAAGACAACTATGGTGGGGTCATCGTATTCCAgcttattatattatacttggAGACAAAATTGAATGGATAGTTGCCCGAACTGAAAACGATGCAAAGCTCATTGTAGAAAATAAGTATGGATATGGTATAAAAGTAGATCAAGATCAAGATGTGTTAGATACATGGTTTTCTTCTGCAATTATTCCTTTTGCTGTATTAGGGTGGCCAAAGGAG ACAGAAGATTTGAAAAAGTATTATCCTTTAACATTAATGGAAACAGGGTATGATATAATGTTCTTCTGGGTTGCAAGAATGGTCATGCTCGGATTGGAGTTAACTAATCAGCTACCATTCAAT GAGGTAGTTCTGCATGGCATTTTATGTGATGCTTATGGAAAGAAAATGTCTAAGACAGTTGGAAATATCATTTCACCTGAAAACGTCATCAATGGTATCACTATAAAT GATCTAACTACACAAATCACAGAAAGTTATAATACTGGTATTCTTAATAAGACGAATTTCAAACGAATGTTGTctgcaaataaaaaaatattccctgATGGAATACCACAATGTGGTGCAGATGCACTACGAATGACATTGTGTAGTTTCAATATTAAAA atgaaaatatcaattttgatATAATGCAGTGTCGagcaaataaatttttttgtaacaaaatttgGCAAGCAAGCAAGTACATTTTACTTATGACAGGTGAAAAGCTATACCAAGAACcaaaaaatatatcaattatTGATCGTTGGATTTTAAGTCAATTATCTTTAATGATTGATACAGTCAATGATGCAtttatgcaacaagattttcacaCAAGTATTGCATCGATAAAGCAATTCTTACATTATAAATTTTGTGACTTCTATTTG GAAGCAACTAAATGGGGATTCAGAAATGAAAATTCAGATATTATTATGAGTCACACATACAGCTTAAGAACATGTTTAGAAGTTTCACTAAGAATACTTGCTCCCATAATGCCATATGTTGCTGATGACTTATACAAAAGATTATCGACtaaattttccgaatttttaTCAGTACCATCTTTAATGGAGGCACCATATCCGATGCCAGAACAG TTTAACAAGTGGAAAGATAATACtatagataaaaatatacacaaaGTAGAAACAATGATATTTCAAATTAGACATATTATGAATAATGTTAGTAAAAAATTAAATCCAGAAg TTCATATTGTAACTAGTAACTCTGAAGATTTTAGTTTCTTTAATGAaactataaatttaattaaaggtGGAAGTAAACTTAAGAATATTTCTATACACCCAAAACATAATTATACAGAAAGTGAAAACAGTGTACATTATCCCTTAATTCCTGATtgtacattatttattattataaag AATTCTTCAGTTTTGGAACAAGTACAGAAAATTTCACGTGAGAAATTGTCAAATAAGACAATAAAAATTCTTACGTAA